One Solenopsis invicta isolate M01_SB chromosome 15, UNIL_Sinv_3.0, whole genome shotgun sequence genomic window, GCGCCGTGTCACGCCTCGGCTCGTTTCGAAGATCATGCAATAGAACTAGTCTTTCCCTCTCACTCccttcgctcgctcgcgcgcaaTAATCTCGATGGCCCAAGCGCTCAAGAATTCTTTTCACTGTCGTATACatgttatatgtgtatatataagtgtgcagaaaaatataaaaatttacatgtaatattgtaaattaaacattatagcaaatcatttaatctttcaatagcatttaaacaatttctatattataaaaaaattttattaattaattaaaattatatgacaaatcataataaaaatatggaattacttttatgtcaaaaacataattttaattcgatagttaataattttagtttttcaatattataatagcctcggaatatattattgttttatgctATAGGAAAAGAAATTGGTGTgccatgaaacatttatatttttaatataatttataattacattacatttttaatactaaaataaaaaaaattttaaactataataataatttaatatttatagtattcataacgcaatgtaataatatttattagtattgttcATTAATAACTCTTGTCCTGTAGACCATCTTTCGTCCTTTcatatgtaaaatgtgaaaataataataaatattattacgttttattataaccactatatatgtgtatcaatatacatatatacttgtgtgtactttacattattatgttctgaaccctctgaaaactaaaataaaatttacattttaatgtatttacgtttaaattttttaaacatattttttaaagataaatatttttttaaagataaatattttttttaaacataaatattacgtACGCTAAAATTGCCTCCATTCAGTAAACATTACAATTCACGGAGTCTTCActctcatttatattttacattttacagaactttttatttttgggacATTATAtgggttaaaattttaattaagagctttagtaataaaagaaaagtagccaattcaacattttatgattagaaacttagtaatgtacaaaaattccCTCACAGGTAAGCACACAGAGCGTTAGAATCACGACAATGTTCAGAATTACTCATATATGAAAGTTATCGTTCCCAgtcaaaaaagtgaaattttaaaccAGAAAGGTCAGGGAAGAAACAATAGGTTTATCGGCGAGAACCCGCCattagaaataacttttaatttatctattcgcCATTGGAGCTTTGTTTCATGAGTTATTCAGCTCTAAAGTCTGTTACGATAAGCTTTGTGGGAAGTGAAAACTCATTATATATGGGAAAACACATCTAATCATGttcagattataaaaaaaccaattactgcatgaatattaatcaaaaaatccgtgtagcatcgtaaaataaaatagtaatttgtttaacgaagtagagctttctagctataaaatgcttttttcagaatttcattatcatttttacaaagttttacacttgaaatatttgtctatttttcggaatcagaataatgtttgatcaattttgttgttatgaagtgtataatgataattatctcatttgctatttaatttttaataataataatttgtttatttaagtagtggtatattatttttttaatattatatgctatttgtattatatatatatatttgttgtaGGATATTATTGGATAATTGTTAGTcggtcttattaattttggttattgtcatacatatataaggtatatgattcgttattcaatgaattaattattaatttgtagtTTTAGTGTACTTTTCTGTCAGTTCTGAGCCTTGATTGtatgttaattcaatttataccTTGTGTAATTTTTTGACTGACGTATgtcaaaaagtctaaaatagatagcaagttttctcagtgatacgtgttcccaagtcatacagattttgacgcaagctttattagcactagtactagaaagaaaaacgagatacaggcaattggaaaattaattacgaaaaatagcttcaaaaagacttgtggtagtcatggtagaattgacagtagtagcgacaagatataaattgaattaacataCAACCAAGGCTCAAAACTGAcaaaaaagtacaataaaactacaaattgataattaattcaatgaataacgaatcatataccttatatatgtatgacaataaccaaaattaataagaccgactaacaattatccaatatcaaatattatcctgtaacaaatatatatataatccaaatagcatataatattaaaaaattaatataccactacctaaataaacaaattattattattaaaaattaaatagcaaataagataattatcattatacacttcataacaacaaaattgatcaaacattattctgattccgaaaaatagataaatatttcaagtgtgaaactttgtaaaaaatgatgataatgaaattctgaaaaaagcattttatagctagaaagctctactttgtgaaacaaattactattttattttacgatgctacacggatttacatttttgaaaaggacattttttaaaaggaaaggaAGCAGGAAAGCGCGACACAGatatagagattaaaataaataaaatataaattatttggattattatttatattaaaagtattttaaagattttaattagaaattaaatgtataataaattatgctatacaaatatatagcatttatttcaattaactatcagtcaaaaccttacacatttttatgtatcatatgagaataattattaatcatttatattactaattagTTAAATCTctacctattttaaattattttcatttggtatatttatttattaatttttagtaactacccacatagcacgtaatatttctgtgatatcacagaaatattacatattactgtgaaatatcacagaaatattactgtgatattacacagtgataatgacattgaaatattccactgatatcacagaaatatcacagaaatattattgtgatattatacagtgataataacattaaaatattccaatgatatcattgcaatatattgttgcaatatttaatttcaaagaacaaggtaatgtcaaaccacgtttttattatgtctcattaatgcaacgtcactatctctttgattaatttcgatatttttagtatccttaatattcttggtaatttcggtatcctatagaagaaatcaacttacaaataaaataattatgtctttgctccttcgtggaataaaagtaaatgttaagaaaaaaaattaattaactttattattagtttagatatttacttagtttattccttaaactgtatatatgtataaactataatgtacgctcttctatgtaatctatcaatttaattgttgctttacaactcgatcaataatgattttattaaaaaattacagaaaaacctttgtatttatcttattgtcatttataatttttacaggagcataaaattgattttaatttttaaaaatttttatcatgaagaatttaaaaaaaaaaatgtttacaaaaagttttgttaatacacatttattattcacttggcaataaatatttcaaagtatattaagaagtttttaaaaaaatatacatttttacgtcatttaatatttattgctcggtacattattttgtgaaatattttattcattaatattgattagactattatacaccacagtaaaaggtttttcaagttaattaaaatattaaatttccaacaaatttttctttagatttcactttttttcaactctattaaaaaatatgattatatatattctatcattaattaggtattttacaatgttcattaattatatgtatgtatataatgttgcgactgtcacaacatacgacgaaacaaccgagcgcgtacacagccgctatgcggtcccgccgtgtgtataagactccacgcaaacaagtgagtgctggcaccaccgctaggtggccgcgccgctggagaccttgtggcgttcttacactctttcacttacactatttattcttacacttacactttctacacttgttacttagcaacacactaaacatcttttgttaaaaacatttacttctttattaatatattgactgtcaaggaatgaacacgtttataataaatatctttcaatctcgaataaatctagtgatttatacattaagtcgctacatttttggtgaccccgacgtgatcacgGTGTGAGCTGAAATATCTCTTGACGCGGGAAGTTTGATTTCCGAAGTGCCATTTGGTGTCTACAAGAATCTTCGAATTTTGATTTCTGGATCGTCTTGGTTCTTCTCTGGAAGCATCAGTTTAATAAAATGCCTGTGGACAGAACTCCTGTTAAATCTGAGTCAACTCCGTCAACTTCTACTACTTCAGCGTCAACCGTGAGCCTACAACAACAGGTCGGAAcagagattttaaatttatcttctggTTTTGAACATCAGTCATCGGGTGAGTCCACTCAGATCCATTCAAATGAATTTCGCCTTTTGAAACTTCCAACCTTTTGGCATAAACAACCTAAGCTGTGGTTTGCTCAGATTGAGAGTGAATTTACTGTATACCGTATCCGTTctgaagatattaaatatagttcagTTATTCGTCATCTTGATGAACAAGCGTTAGTCGCGATTTCGGAGATTGTTGAAAATCCgcctgaaattgataaatataatcagttaaagAAAGCACTCATTCATCGTTTCACGGATTCTGAAGAAAAACGTTTGAGACAATTATTAGCTGGTATTGAGTTAAATGACAAGAAGCCTTCAGAACTTTTACGTGAAATCCGTCAATTATCCGGTGGTTCTTTAGcagataacattttacattcgaTTTGGCTACAACGTTTACCATATAAAGTTCAAGCGACTCTTGCAGTGGTTGAAAACGTACCTTTAGTCAAGCTCTCGGAACTCGCGGATAAAATAGTTGAACGTGATACTGGTTTTCAAGTCGCGGAAGTTAATACGCAATCTACCTCTAAACAATCTGATTTTGCTGATTTGGAACAAAGAATCGCTGCTCTTGAAGTATCTCATCGTCGTGGCAGATCTTTTAGCCGATCTAGAAGCAAATCAAAATTCAGATCAAATTCACGAAATAAAAGGTCTAATTCTAAAGATcagtcaatttgtttttatcacaaaaaatttggtaataagGCAAAGAGATGTACCATTCCTTGCTTGATGTCAAAAACTCTTACCGACTCTCAGGAAAACTAGAAGCGCCGTTGAAGATTGAGGCTGCTTACAACGGTTTACCTTGCCATCGCCtcgtaatttttgacaaatcaactaatttacattttcttgttgaTACTGGTGCTGATATTTCCTTAATACCTAAGAGAGTTTTGTTTAAACCATTACCagctaattttaaactttttgctgcCAATGGTACTCAAATTCATACTTATGGTTCTAAAACTCTTTCTTTGGATCTTGGCCTCAGGAGAAATTTCCGTTGGAAATTTTGCATCGCGGATATTCAACgtcccattttaggtgcagatttccttggatattttaatctcctagttgacattaaaaacaaacgCTTGGTCGACTCTGTTACTGGCCTTAAACATTTTGGAAAGATCCAAGAAGTTTCACAATTATCCATATGTACCATGTCTCCTGACTCTCCTTATCACAGGATTTTAGCGGAATTTCCTGGTCTTACTCGATTTGCTCCTCTTTCTTCGGTGAAGTCTTATGGAATTGAACATCGTATCATCACGGAAGGATCTCCTAAATTTTCAGTTCCCAGAAGACTTTCTCCGGAAAAACTCAAGTTTGCCAAGGAGGAATTCAAGTTTATGATGGAACAAGGAATTTGTAGACCTTCGAGTAGTACTTGGGCAGCCCCTTTACATATGGTTCCCAAATCGGAAAATGTTTGGAGACTTTGTGGTGATTATCGTGCATTAAATTCGGCTACCATTCCTGATCGTTACCCACTGCCTCATATTCAAGATTTTACTTCTGGGCTTTATGGTAAGAATATCTTCTCCAAGATTGACTTAGTAAAAGCGTACTATCAAGTACCCGTCGCCAAAGAGGATATTCACAAGACCGCCGTTACCACACCTTttggactttttgaatttttagtcaTGCTTTTTGGTCTTCGTAACGCAGCTCAAACTTTTCAAAGATTAATGAACTCACTGCTCAGTgatttagattttgttttttgctaTCTTGACGACATTCTTATAGCTTCCAAAAATGAACAAGAACATATTGCCCATttgcgcattatttttaatcgtttattacaAGCCGGAATGTCAATTAATGTTTCCAAATGCCTTTTTGGACAAAAAGAACTTTCTTTCCTTGGATACCTAGTTTCAGATCAAGGTATTAAACCTAcaacagaaaaagtaaaatctattattGATTTTCCTAAACCTAAGACAATTCATGATATGCGCAGATTTATtggcattatcaattattatcgtcGCTGTCTTAAAAATGCAGCCGAACATCAAGCTTTACTtactgaatttttaaaggatagtcgcaagagagatagaagagttaTCCCTTGGAATAATGAAACTGAAACAgcctttcaaaattgtaaagaagAACTTCTCCGAGTTACTACTCTTTCTCATCCTGCTCCACATGTTCCTTTGATTTTAACTTGTGATGCTTCTAATTTTGCTGTTGGAGCGTCTCTAGAACAAACCATTGATAATGTTAGTAAACCTATtgcattcttttctaaaaaacttGATCAAACTCAGAAGAATTATAGCACCTATGATCGAGAACTACTTAGTATTTATTTAGCTATtaagcactttaaatatttacttgaaggaCGTCAACTGATTATTAGAACAGATCACAAGCCTTTGATTTATGCTTTTCGGCAGAAACTTGATAAAGCATCTCCTAGACAGATCagacaattggattttatagcccaattttctactgatattgtttatatttcaggCAAGTTAAATTCTGTAGCCGATGCTCTTTCAAGAATTGAATCAGTTTCAATGCCAATTATAGTTTCTCTTGATGAGTTAGCTGATTATcaaaaagaagatgaagaacttCAAGACTTACTTTCTTCGAACTCTTCTCTTCAGTTAAGGAAACTTATTTTTTCTGGTTCAACTTCTCctatttattgtgattgttccTCTGAACTAATTCGTCCTTATGTGCCTAAATCTCTTCGCAAGAGGATTTTCGATGTTGTTCATGGTCTTGCTCATCCCAGTGGTAGATCAACAGCTAAAcaacttttgcataaatttatttggccATCTTTAAAAAAGGATGTTAAAGAATGGACTCGTACGTGTCTACCTTGCCAACGTTCCAAGATTTCAAGACACACGAAGAATGTTCCTGTTAGAATCGCGATTCCGGATCAACGTTTTCAACATGTCCACTTAGACTTGATTGGTCCTCTTCCATCTTGTCAAGATTTTCGTTATTGCCTCACGATTATTGATCGTTTTTCACGTTGGCCTGAAGCTATCCCTCTTAAGGAAATCTCTGCTGACACTGTTTCTACAGCTTTTTATACTCATTGGGTAGCTAGATACGGTTCTCCCTTAACCATCACCACGGATCAAGGATCGCAGTTTGAAGCATCTCTTTTCAAGGCTTTAACCAATTTGATTGGTTGTGACAGGAAAAGAACTTCGGCTTATCATCCTGCTTCAAATGGCATTTTGGAAAGGTGGCATAGGACTGTCAAGACTGCCATTATGTGTCATCAGACGAAGAATTGGCTAGAGTCTCTTCCTTCAGTTCTTCTGGGTCTTCGTTCatgttttaaagaagatttaaaagCTTCACCTGCGGAACTACTCTATGGAACCACTCTTCGGATTcctggagaattttttattgaagaggaTTTTCCTGCGGATCctgaaatctttttagaaaaacacaGAATTCATATGAGGAATGTTAGATCTTCACCAACCAGTCATCACATCAAGAAATctccttttgtacataaaaatctttgtgATTGTACTCACGTTTGGATTCGTGATGATGCTGTCAAGAAATCTCTTCAACCTCCTTATTCTGGGCCTTTTCTTGTTGTCAAACGtatttctgattatttgttctctataaacgtttcaggtaatattgttaatgtttctACGGAACGGCTTAAACCAGCTTTTCTTCCTAGAGAAGATTTCTCTGCAGTTTCTACTTCCttaccttgctcttcttctacggaacctgtaaccagtttggatgttcccgcttctatttctgttcctgtttcaagacctttaagaacttacccggctaagaagaaagttcatttcgcaacgtagtcgtcgcttaggggggagtactgtggcgttcttacactctttcacttacactatttattcttacacttacactttctacacttgttacttagcaacacactaaacatcttttgttaaaaacatttacttctttattaatatattgactgtcaaggaatgaacacgtttataataaatatctttcaatctcgaataaatctagtgatttatacattaagtcgctacaaccttctcgtgagtcaagtgcagtctcaggtgttatatctagacgccactgcggccgaccgggccgactcaccacgactcactagctcacacttcagtgagattttgaagaaaattgttgcttgttgtaatttggaaacgaatacttgttctaatttttttccaatgtaacgtcccttgaaaaaaaagttgataaacttgtttcaataaactgattactgatcagtaactgattatattttgtcagttactgatcagtaatcagtttattgaaacaagtttatcaatttttttttaaggggtacgtgtggaacgctgtttcatataaaattttatatttttacatgtaaataatattttgtattgttatttaatcttgaacataaattaaaattataattcaaattgaatcttttttaacaaaaatgaaaaaggatacaagagactttttttgtaaattaaacatttattacgtttacattattgtattctgttttaataaatataattaattttttatgtttaatatatattacatgtaatgatatgaaaataatattaagaataacaataaaaataaaataaattgaaataatttatttatttaattttttgcaatattatttaaatatcacataaacatcacagaaatattgtgaaatatcacagtaatattactatgaaatatcacagtaatattactgtgatgcgttttcgcggacattttgatattactgtaatatcacagtaatatttcgtgatatttctgcaatatttcatttgtaatattgcaatgtaaaagtgatattgctatgatatcactgcaatattacgtgctatgtgggtagtCATTTGAAAAAacctttaaaatacttcttgaatagtaaaaaataacacaa contains:
- the LOC120359671 gene encoding uncharacterized protein LOC120359671, with translation MPVDRTPVKSESTPSTSTTSASTVSLQQQVGTEILNLSSGFEHQSSGESTQIHSNEFRLLKLPTFWHKQPKLWFAQIESEFTVYRIRSEDIKYSSVIRHLDEQALVAISEIVENPPEIDKYNQLKKALIHRFTDSEEKRLRQLLAGIELNDKKPSELLREIRQLSGGSLADNILHSIWLQRLPYKVQATLAVVENVPLVKLSELADKIVERDTGFQVAEVNTQSTSKQSDFADLEQRIAALEVSHRRGRSFSRSRSKSKFRSNSRNKRSNSKDQSICFYHKKFGNKAKRCTIPCLMSKTLTDSQEN